The Chrysemys picta bellii isolate R12L10 chromosome 12, ASM1138683v2, whole genome shotgun sequence genome has a segment encoding these proteins:
- the LOC135974612 gene encoding olfactory receptor 14A16-like, with protein MSNRTTVTEFLLLGFSDVRELQILHFVVFLVIYLVALVGNLLIFMAIAFDHHLHTPMYFFLMNLSIIDLGSICVTVPKSMANSLMNTKSISYAGCVAQVFFLFFLLVADFSLLTIMAYDRYVAICQPLHYDTVMNSKTCVQMAASAWISGILNSVLHTGNTFALSFCGGNMVDQFFCEIPQLLKLSCSDSYLSEVGVLAFIACLLLGCFVFIIVSYVQIFKSVLRIPSEQGRHKAFSTCLPHLTMVSLVVCTGAIAYLKPTSSSPSALDLVVAILYSVLPQIMNPIIYSLRNKEMKAALRRLTGCR; from the coding sequence atgtccaaccgaaccactGTGACAGAGTTCCTTCTCCtcggattctctgatgttcgtgAGCTGCAAattttgcactttgtggtgtttcttgTGATTTACCTTGTagccctggtggggaatcttcttATCTTCATGGCCATAGCCTttgaccaccaccttcacacccccatgtacttcttcctgatgaatctgtccatcaTAGATCTTGGATCCATCTGTGTCACCGTTCCCAAATCCATGGCaaactccctcatgaacaccaagtccatttcctatgctggatgtgttgcccaagtctttttcctcttcttcttgTTGGTAGCAGATTTTTCCCTTCTCACCATCATGGCGTACGACCGATatgtcgccatctgccaaccactgcactatgacacCGTGATGAACAGCAAaacttgtgtccaaatggcagctagtgcctggatcagtgggaTTCTCAACTCTGTATTACACACCGGGAACACGTTTGCATTgtccttctgtggaggcaacatggtggatcagttcttctgtgaaatcccccagcttcTCAAGCTCTCCTGCTCTGACTCATATCTGAGTGAAGTTGGGGTTCTTGCATTCATTGCGTGTTTACTCTtaggctgctttgtttttatcattgtgtcatatgttcagatcttcaaatcagtgctcagaatcccctctgagcagggccggcataaagccttctccacctgccttcctcacctcactaTGGTCTCCTTGGTTGTTTGCACTGGGGCCATTGCCTACctaaaacccacctccagctccccatctgctctGGATCTTGTGGTGGCAATTCTCTATTCCGTATTGCCACAAATCATGAATCCCattatctacagcctgaggaacaaggagatgaaAGCTGCCCTGAGGAGACTGACTGGGTGTAGGTAA